Genomic window (Plasmodium knowlesi strain H genome assembly, chromosome: 9):
CTAATTATAACTCTTTTGAATGTCCACCCTGAGATTCCTCCTTGTTTATTATACCTAGTCCCTGTGACGATGTCACAATTGGtctctttttgtttttttataaagtcGTATATGTACTTAGGATGATGTGATAGATCAGAATCCATAATTATTACAAAATTTCCTGATACAATTTTTAGAGCATCCATGTAAGCAGAACCTAATCCcagctttttcttcctttctatgagtaataatttttcttctgtaaATATGGATTGTAATTTTCTGTACACATCAGCTGTTTTGTCTTCACTGTTGTCATCCACAAGGATTATTTCAAAGTcgatatccttttttttcagttcctTTATAAtcatatatattacatatgGCAAATTGTCTTTCTCGTTGTACGTTGGTAGGATGATGGAGTATTTCTGTGCTAACGCCATGCTTATGTGGATGCACAGAAAGGGAATCAAGAGGAGCCACATATATTTCAGCATGTTCCGTGTATCGGGGATGATGACAATAAGACTGTTTTACCCTTGTGCAGATGAGCGAGTAGCTGTACTTATTTGCACAATCGTGTTTTACCCGGTTGCTTGAGCATCCTCTA
Coding sequences:
- a CDS encoding dolichol-phosphate mannosyltransferase, putative — its product is MLKYMWLLLIPFLCIHISMALAQKYSIILPTYNEKDNLPYVIYMIIKELKKKDIDFEIILVDDNSEDKTADVYRKLQSIFTEEKLLLIERKKKLGLGSAYMDALKIVSGNFVIIMDSDLSHHPKYIYDFIKKQKETNCDIVTGTRYNKQGGISGWTFKRVIISRVANFLSQFLLFTNLTDLTGSFRLYRTDVLREVIQFVQGHGYVFQMEVIIRANKLGKKIEEVGYVFVDRMFGQSKLSSNEIFQYLFGLLRLFWTV